One window from the genome of Candidatus Desulfarcum epimagneticum encodes:
- a CDS encoding conserved hypothetical protein (Evidence 4 : Unknown function but conserved in other organisms): protein MSQSASSGHKMDKLIEDWHEEYFVLPLLQEVARSLGLYLDSRFIERKARPGKILWEDRDGNSVNCDFVLELGGDDERLGVPTAFIECFWRRGSRHSKDKAREDSGKLTPMRDTHPTARFLGIIAAGDFTALSVDWVKSRGIDLFRVPKQKIIAAFQQCGLSADCPDNASKKNKIKIARAFAKNFSELKKKEVQKALTDLVGPAVIHSYVDRVKAALSALPQEITLALRHDSAPIVFKSVLEVSEFLDSLKESYVYRIAYTDGSEFEKIAASMEELKDTHSKIARLTDHMNALYQKKDEPPPELSDPGNNRGRAYYGLGDYQKARGLLREVLEVAHSESDPALIDKDPDDCEKARELLEQTLESAIQNLEPNHPDAAIRQSSLATVYQDLGDYETAQNLCQQAHDTLVAALGKKHPRAKKVKKHLDHIKARRAASSDPLSGSGPDA, encoded by the coding sequence ATGTCTCAAAGCGCGTCATCCGGCCATAAAATGGACAAATTAATAGAAGATTGGCACGAAGAATATTTTGTTCTTCCCCTGCTTCAGGAAGTCGCCAGGTCCCTCGGGCTGTATCTGGATTCAAGGTTTATCGAAAGAAAAGCCCGCCCGGGAAAAATATTGTGGGAAGACCGGGACGGAAATTCGGTGAACTGTGACTTTGTGCTGGAACTGGGAGGAGACGATGAGCGCCTGGGCGTCCCAACGGCGTTTATCGAATGTTTCTGGCGAAGGGGGTCCAGGCATTCAAAAGACAAAGCCCGGGAAGACAGCGGAAAACTGACGCCCATGCGGGACACACACCCCACCGCCAGATTCCTGGGAATCATCGCCGCCGGGGACTTCACGGCGCTTTCCGTGGACTGGGTGAAAAGCCGGGGAATTGATCTTTTCCGCGTTCCAAAGCAAAAAATCATCGCGGCCTTTCAACAATGCGGTCTGTCCGCGGATTGTCCCGACAACGCGTCGAAAAAAAACAAGATTAAAATCGCCAGGGCTTTTGCGAAAAATTTTTCGGAATTGAAAAAAAAAGAGGTCCAAAAAGCCCTGACAGACCTGGTGGGCCCAGCGGTGATCCATTCCTATGTGGACCGGGTCAAGGCCGCCTTAAGCGCCCTGCCCCAGGAAATCACCCTGGCGCTCAGGCATGACTCCGCCCCGATTGTGTTTAAATCCGTTCTGGAAGTTTCAGAATTTCTGGACTCGCTCAAAGAGAGCTATGTGTATCGGATCGCCTACACCGACGGGTCCGAATTTGAAAAAATCGCGGCTTCCATGGAAGAATTAAAAGACACCCATTCCAAAATCGCCCGCTTGACCGATCATATGAACGCTTTATATCAAAAAAAGGATGAGCCGCCGCCGGAATTGTCCGATCCGGGAAATAACCGGGGCCGGGCATATTATGGCCTGGGCGATTATCAAAAAGCCAGGGGGCTGCTGCGGGAAGTTTTGGAGGTCGCGCATTCCGAATCCGATCCGGCCCTTATTGATAAAGACCCGGACGACTGTGAAAAGGCCCGGGAACTCCTGGAACAAACCCTGGAATCGGCCATTCAGAATCTTGAGCCGAATCATCCCGACGCGGCGATTCGCCAGTCCAGTCTGGCCACTGTTTATCAAGACCTGGGCGACTATGAAACAGCCCAAAATCTATGCCAGCAAGCCCATGACACACTTGTCGCGGCCCTGGGGAAAAAACACCCGCGCGCAAAAAAGGTCAAAAAACATCTCGATCATATCAAAGCCCGGCGAGCCGCCAGTTCTGACCCTTTGTCCGGATCAGGGCCGGATGCTTGA
- a CDS encoding Twitching motility protein PilT (fragment), whose amino-acid sequence MSLGDSLIAATALVYDLKLATANVKDFLWIKRLEVVNPLEIYEK is encoded by the coding sequence ATGTCTCTCGGCGATTCTCTAATCGCGGCCACCGCATTGGTTTATGATTTGAAACTGGCCACGGCCAACGTTAAAGATTTTCTTTGGATCAAACGTTTAGAAGTGGTTAATCCTCTTGAAATATATGAAAAATAG
- a CDS encoding RND transporter — translation MSEEPKAPKPNIRNRIEDWFSDLAGLIYENRIKTLVFAAAFAALFIVQLPKITVDTSTEGFLHDDDPALLQYNDFRERFGRDGMIIIALKPPNVFDREFLKKLESLHRDLRDHTPHLEDITSLINARNTRGEKDEIIVEDFLETWPETDADMERLKKRALENVMYENMLLSEDAGFTTIVIQSRSYSAPGAGAPGEGLSDEDMGDFSDDDFEEAGASETKGPPAPGGEKTFLTDAENSEIVRAVEAIVKRHDLGDTEIYIAGPPVLTDFLKRTMLEDMRKFMAIVVFTIAVFLFVMFRRISGVFAPLFVVLLSLVCAVGLMAGSGVALKLPTQILPSFILAVGVGDSVHILVIFFRRFDESGDKKAAIEHALGHSGLAILMTTLTTAGGFLSFSTADVAPLGDLGLFAAAGVFLALFYTLILLPALLSLIPIKPRARRPGKKAGAPFSDRLLNKVANVSIRRPGAVLIVSTVLIVASIAGAAQIVIWHNPMKWLPDTSAARLANEKIDFELKGTTNLEVILDTGRENGLHDPDFLNRLEESAKKFDSWRSDKVSAGKAWSITTVLKETHQALHGNDPAFYAVPQNRDLAAQEFLLFENSGSDDLEDFTDSQFSMARLTIKVPFINALDYHSFIETVEAHFTKTFPDADIAITGLVPLLVRVITSAIRSMIRSYGYAFLAITLLMVLLIGRLRIGLVSMIPNLAPIVVTLGIMGWAGIKMDLFSMLVGSIAIGLAVDDTIHFMHNFRRYFEESGDAARAVTQTLLTTGRAMLVTTCVLSIGFFAFMFSDMNNLFLFGFLTGITIFMALLSDYFIAPALMIVLNRKKETSP, via the coding sequence ATGTCCGAAGAGCCCAAAGCCCCAAAGCCCAACATCCGAAACCGAATCGAGGACTGGTTTTCAGACCTCGCGGGCCTGATTTACGAAAACCGGATCAAAACCCTTGTGTTCGCGGCGGCGTTCGCGGCGCTGTTCATCGTCCAGCTTCCGAAAATCACGGTGGACACCTCCACCGAGGGCTTTTTGCATGACGATGACCCGGCGCTTTTGCAGTACAACGACTTCCGGGAGCGTTTCGGCCGGGACGGCATGATCATCATCGCCTTAAAACCCCCGAATGTGTTTGACCGGGAATTTTTGAAAAAGCTTGAGTCCCTTCACCGGGACTTAAGGGACCACACGCCCCACCTGGAGGACATCACCAGCCTCATTAACGCCCGGAACACCCGGGGAGAAAAAGACGAGATCATCGTGGAGGATTTTCTCGAAACGTGGCCTGAAACCGACGCCGACATGGAGCGGCTCAAAAAACGGGCGCTGGAAAACGTGATGTATGAAAACATGCTGCTTTCCGAAGACGCCGGTTTCACGACCATCGTCATCCAGTCCCGGAGCTATTCGGCCCCGGGCGCCGGCGCCCCGGGGGAAGGTCTGTCTGATGAGGACATGGGGGATTTTTCCGACGACGACTTTGAGGAAGCCGGGGCCAGTGAAACAAAAGGACCGCCGGCGCCCGGGGGGGAAAAGACCTTTCTCACGGACGCGGAAAACAGCGAGATCGTCCGGGCCGTGGAGGCCATTGTGAAGCGCCACGACCTGGGGGACACGGAAATTTATATCGCGGGGCCGCCGGTTCTGACGGATTTTTTGAAGCGAACCATGCTGGAGGACATGAGAAAATTCATGGCCATCGTGGTTTTCACCATCGCCGTGTTTTTGTTTGTGATGTTTCGACGGATATCCGGCGTTTTCGCGCCGCTTTTCGTCGTGCTGCTTTCCCTGGTGTGCGCGGTGGGGCTCATGGCCGGCTCCGGCGTGGCGCTCAAACTTCCCACCCAGATCCTGCCCTCCTTTATCCTGGCCGTGGGGGTGGGGGATTCCGTGCATATCCTGGTGATATTTTTCCGGCGCTTTGATGAAAGCGGGGACAAAAAGGCGGCCATTGAACACGCGCTGGGCCATTCCGGCCTGGCGATTTTGATGACCACCCTGACCACGGCCGGCGGTTTTCTGTCCTTTTCCACCGCCGACGTGGCGCCGTTGGGCGATTTGGGACTTTTCGCCGCGGCCGGCGTGTTCCTGGCCCTTTTTTACACCCTGATCCTGCTCCCGGCCCTTTTGAGCCTCATCCCCATAAAACCCAGGGCCCGGCGCCCGGGAAAAAAGGCGGGCGCGCCCTTTTCCGACCGGCTGCTTAACAAAGTCGCGAACGTCTCCATCCGGCGCCCCGGGGCGGTTCTGATCGTCTCCACCGTTCTGATCGTCGCCTCCATCGCGGGCGCGGCCCAAATCGTCATCTGGCACAACCCCATGAAATGGCTCCCGGACACATCCGCGGCGCGCCTGGCCAACGAAAAAATCGACTTCGAGTTGAAGGGCACCACCAACCTGGAGGTGATTCTGGACACCGGAAGGGAAAACGGCCTGCACGACCCGGATTTTCTCAACCGGCTGGAGGAAAGCGCGAAAAAGTTCGACTCCTGGCGCTCGGACAAGGTGAGCGCCGGAAAGGCGTGGAGCATCACCACGGTCTTAAAGGAGACCCACCAGGCGCTTCACGGAAACGACCCGGCTTTTTACGCCGTTCCCCAAAACCGGGACCTGGCGGCGCAGGAATTTCTGCTTTTTGAAAACAGCGGCTCCGACGACCTGGAGGACTTCACCGACAGCCAATTTTCCATGGCCCGCCTCACCATCAAGGTTCCCTTTATCAACGCGCTGGATTACCACTCGTTCATCGAAACCGTGGAGGCCCATTTCACAAAAACCTTTCCCGACGCGGATATCGCCATCACCGGCCTGGTGCCGCTTCTGGTCCGGGTCATCACCAGCGCCATCCGCAGCATGATCCGAAGCTACGGGTACGCCTTTTTGGCCATCACCCTTCTGATGGTTCTTCTCATCGGTCGCCTGCGCATCGGGCTGGTGTCCATGATTCCCAACCTGGCCCCCATCGTCGTCACCCTGGGGATCATGGGATGGGCCGGGATCAAGATGGATCTGTTTTCCATGCTGGTGGGCAGCATCGCCATCGGCCTGGCGGTGGACGACACCATCCACTTCATGCACAATTTCAGGCGATATTTCGAGGAGTCGGGCGACGCGGCCCGCGCCGTGACCCAAACCCTTCTGACCACGGGAAGGGCCATGCTGGTCACCACCTGCGTGCTGTCCATCGGGTTTTTCGCCTTTATGTTTTCCGACATGAACAACCTGTTTCTGTTCGGATTTTTAACCGGAATCACGATATTCATGGCGCTTTTGTCGGATTATTTCATCGCGCCGGCGTTAATGATTGTTTTGAATCGAAAGAAGGAGACATCCCCATGA
- a CDS encoding conserved hypothetical protein (Evidence 4 : Unknown function but conserved in other organisms) — MIARNRLKTEIDQLDDRHVELLYRIVRRLSHASGNTRFMEKESEIEKIFQQIADDGGLGIEAPVSDSSCFALIRSNR, encoded by the coding sequence ATGATTGCGAGAAATCGACTGAAGACAGAGATAGACCAGCTGGATGATCGCCATGTGGAGCTTTTATACCGGATTGTCCGCCGGCTTTCCCATGCCTCCGGAAATACCCGATTCATGGAAAAGGAGAGCGAGATCGAAAAAATTTTCCAGCAGATCGCGGATGATGGGGGATTGGGGATTGAAGCCCCTGTTTCAGATTCTTCCTGTTTTGCCCTTATCCGATCCAATCGTTGA
- a CDS encoding conserved hypothetical protein (Evidence 4 : Unknown function but conserved in other organisms): MRRFSSYGPVDKDLHYYAPRKKLVDFGHRQMIGEDPSRGGHYITVWGPRQTGKSWAMRDVLWRIQKDDRFDVLKINLEHLKMETDPAQVLSDLGEEILQGLGKDLIRADTGRKFQDIFAKGSLEKPLILILDEFDALAEDAISAIVGAFRNIYNVRQDQSNLPAGEKDYLLHSAALIGVRRVLGVENAKGSPFNVQRSLHIPNLTFEEVETMFRWHEKESGQRVDQEAIERLFYETNGQPGLTCWFGELLTEGWDGFELPENAPVDMALFKRAYLAAESYLPNNNILNIISKARQEPCQDVVLDLFRTDEKALFSYDDGDLNFLYLNGVIDIEKGGDGRSYAKFSCPFVQKRLFAHFARRIYKNMGGLYDPFEDLDDAINEDRLNVRNIMKRHRKYLVDNREWIFKNAPRRSDMRIYEAVFHFNLYTYLSGFIRRFGGELWPEFPTGNGKIDLVIQYAGKTYGIEVKSYTDRPGYADALKQAASYGKKLNLKEISLVFFTETISEEARKEMEADFRDPDTGVTVAPIFVGTRV, encoded by the coding sequence ATGCGGAGATTTTCATCATACGGCCCGGTGGACAAGGATTTGCATTATTACGCCCCCAGAAAGAAACTGGTGGACTTCGGCCACCGGCAAATGATCGGGGAAGACCCTTCCAGGGGCGGGCATTACATCACGGTCTGGGGGCCGAGACAAACCGGGAAGAGTTGGGCCATGCGGGATGTGTTGTGGCGGATTCAGAAAGACGACCGGTTCGACGTTTTAAAAATCAACCTGGAGCATCTCAAGATGGAAACGGACCCGGCCCAGGTTCTGTCGGACCTGGGGGAAGAGATTCTCCAGGGGCTGGGCAAAGACCTCATCCGGGCGGACACCGGCCGGAAATTTCAAGACATCTTCGCCAAAGGGTCCCTGGAAAAACCTCTCATTCTGATCCTGGATGAGTTCGACGCCCTGGCCGAGGACGCCATCTCCGCCATCGTGGGGGCCTTTCGCAACATTTACAATGTCCGGCAGGACCAGTCCAACCTCCCCGCCGGCGAAAAGGACTACCTGCTGCATTCGGCGGCGCTCATCGGGGTCAGGCGGGTTCTGGGGGTGGAAAACGCCAAGGGCTCCCCGTTTAATGTCCAGCGAAGCCTGCATATCCCGAACCTGACCTTTGAGGAAGTGGAGACCATGTTCAGATGGCATGAAAAGGAGTCGGGCCAGCGGGTGGACCAAGAGGCGATTGAGCGTCTTTTTTACGAAACCAACGGCCAGCCGGGTCTGACCTGCTGGTTTGGGGAACTCCTCACCGAGGGATGGGACGGGTTTGAGCTGCCGGAAAACGCGCCTGTGGATATGGCGCTTTTTAAAAGGGCCTATCTGGCTGCCGAATCCTATCTGCCCAACAACAATATTTTGAATATCATCAGCAAGGCCAGGCAGGAGCCCTGTCAGGACGTGGTTCTGGATCTGTTCAGAACCGATGAAAAGGCGCTTTTTTCCTATGACGACGGGGATTTGAATTTTTTATATCTAAACGGCGTCATCGACATTGAGAAAGGAGGCGACGGCCGCTCATACGCCAAATTTTCCTGCCCCTTTGTCCAGAAAAGACTGTTCGCCCATTTCGCCCGCCGGATATACAAAAACATGGGCGGGCTCTACGATCCCTTTGAGGACCTGGACGACGCCATCAATGAAGACCGCCTGAATGTGCGAAACATCATGAAGCGTCATCGGAAATACCTGGTGGACAACCGGGAATGGATATTTAAAAACGCGCCGAGGCGCTCGGACATGCGGATTTACGAGGCGGTCTTTCATTTCAATCTATACACGTACCTGTCCGGATTTATCAGGAGGTTCGGAGGCGAGTTGTGGCCGGAGTTTCCCACAGGGAACGGAAAAATTGATCTGGTGATCCAATACGCGGGGAAAACTTACGGCATAGAGGTGAAATCCTACACGGACCGGCCGGGATACGCAGACGCGCTGAAACAGGCGGCCTCCTACGGGAAGAAGCTCAATTTGAAAGAAATTTCCCTGGTTTTTTTCACCGAAACCATCTCCGAAGAGGCCCGGAAAGAGATGGAGGCCGACTTCCGCGACCCGGACACAGGGGTGACTGTGGCGCCGATTTTTGTGGGGACCCGGGTTTAG
- the higA gene encoding Antitoxin HigA, whose product MKIISFYRTSSGRCPIEDHLNTLTDMETQKITWVLRLIRETDQISSKYFKKLVNTDDIWEARVRSGNNFFRLLGFFEDQERVVLTNSFQKKTQKTPRKEIKLAEKRKNILKGRRKMDDLDKYIEKRKKQSPRFARNYEKGYEQFKIGVLLKQARLEAGFTQEQVARKLQTGKSAISRIENHAEDIRLSTLANYAQALGKSLKLEVA is encoded by the coding sequence ATGAAAATCATATCATTTTATAGAACTTCATCCGGCAGATGCCCTATTGAAGATCATTTGAACACTTTGACCGATATGGAAACGCAAAAGATCACATGGGTTTTGAGATTGATTCGCGAAACAGATCAGATTTCATCAAAGTATTTTAAGAAATTGGTCAACACAGATGATATTTGGGAGGCAAGAGTCAGGTCCGGTAATAACTTTTTTCGCCTTCTTGGTTTTTTTGAGGATCAGGAGCGGGTGGTTCTCACCAACTCATTCCAGAAGAAGACTCAGAAAACCCCTCGGAAAGAGATCAAGCTGGCGGAAAAAAGAAAGAATATTTTGAAAGGGAGGCGAAAAATGGATGATCTTGATAAATACATAGAAAAAAGGAAAAAACAAAGTCCCCGGTTTGCCCGGAACTATGAGAAGGGTTATGAGCAATTCAAAATCGGCGTTTTGTTGAAGCAGGCCAGGCTTGAGGCCGGTTTTACCCAGGAGCAAGTGGCGCGTAAGCTGCAAACAGGCAAGTCCGCCATTTCAAGAATAGAAAACCATGCGGAAGACATTCGTTTGTCCACACTTGCAAATTACGCGCAGGCGCTGGGGAAAAGCCTTAAACTGGAGGTGGCATAA
- a CDS encoding conserved hypothetical protein (Evidence 4 : Unknown function but conserved in other organisms), whose amino-acid sequence MNSRNSNQLNKLRLISKAACVISLTGDNGKSYGGLNTKKEFKMDIFIDYPGRVKKIRNEMKTKGIDLLLATRGKGINYVAGAFVPWRSVMLISKDGYLGLNTLLMDSERLKDDSWMENIVATAPLPEMELWEITVAQIKEMGFEKSTIGLELGHSPRMIAGFLFATEMEYLKEKLPQATFVNATGIIDDVTFVKEPGEIRLMRQAAAIADAAQERVEEELYAGMTELEIAGIGEMEMRRLGSEFHWPVTGSNEIASGYRTWYFYGGCTPPTDKIVQRGENIIVDMHPTYKQYYSDLSRNYIIGKPSPGQRKLADAYLKTSEILISSFKTGVKIGEICAKVNESLEASGYQGFTLPGFGHGLGVVGHEWYPAIVDNDEFRDVVLEENVVEVAALVINVPEVGGMRLEVPVRVSAAGGEPLSRTPLEMTVIDA is encoded by the coding sequence ATGAACTCAAGAAACTCTAATCAACTCAACAAACTCCGTTTGATATCAAAAGCCGCTTGTGTTATATCATTGACGGGTGATAATGGCAAATCATATGGCGGGCTGAACACAAAAAAGGAGTTTAAAATGGACATTTTCATTGATTACCCCGGCAGGGTTAAAAAAATCAGAAATGAGATGAAAACCAAGGGCATTGATCTTCTTCTGGCCACCCGGGGCAAGGGGATCAATTATGTGGCCGGGGCCTTTGTCCCGTGGCGAAGCGTGATGCTCATATCCAAAGACGGGTATCTGGGCCTCAACACCCTTTTGATGGATTCGGAGCGTTTAAAGGACGACTCGTGGATGGAAAACATTGTGGCCACGGCCCCCCTTCCCGAAATGGAGCTGTGGGAGATCACTGTGGCCCAGATCAAAGAGATGGGCTTTGAAAAATCGACCATCGGACTGGAGCTGGGGCACTCCCCCCGGATGATCGCGGGATTTCTTTTCGCCACGGAGATGGAATACCTGAAAGAAAAACTCCCCCAGGCCACATTTGTGAACGCCACGGGCATTATCGACGACGTCACGTTCGTGAAGGAGCCCGGCGAGATTCGCCTCATGCGCCAGGCCGCCGCCATCGCCGACGCGGCCCAGGAAAGGGTGGAGGAGGAGCTTTACGCGGGGATGACCGAATTGGAGATCGCCGGCATCGGCGAGATGGAGATGCGGCGCCTGGGCAGCGAGTTTCACTGGCCGGTGACCGGCTCCAACGAGATCGCGTCCGGCTATCGCACCTGGTATTTTTACGGCGGCTGCACCCCTCCCACGGACAAAATCGTCCAGAGAGGGGAAAACATCATCGTGGACATGCACCCCACCTACAAACAGTATTATTCGGACCTGTCCCGGAACTACATCATCGGAAAGCCCTCCCCCGGGCAGCGAAAGCTGGCCGACGCCTATTTAAAAACGTCGGAAATCCTGATATCCTCCTTTAAAACCGGCGTGAAAATCGGGGAAATCTGCGCCAAAGTCAATGAAAGCCTGGAGGCCTCCGGCTACCAGGGCTTCACCCTGCCCGGATTCGGCCACGGCCTGGGCGTGGTGGGCCATGAGTGGTATCCGGCCATTGTGGACAACGACGAATTCCGGGACGTGGTTTTGGAGGAAAACGTGGTGGAGGTGGCGGCTCTGGTCATCAATGTGCCGGAAGTGGGGGGCATGCGCCTGGAGGTCCCGGTCCGCGTGTCGGCCGCCGGCGGCGAACCGCTGAGCCGAACCCCGCTTGAGATGACCGTCATTGACGCGTGA
- a CDS encoding AbrB/MazE/SpoVT family DNA-binding domain-containing protein (fragment): MSHKNEAVHFSINKDAILIKPIVRKEYSLEELLEGVTEHNLHGEFDVGAPAGKEI, from the coding sequence ATGAGTCACAAAAATGAAGCGGTCCATTTCTCAATCAATAAGGACGCGATTCTGATTAAGCCCATTGTCCGGAAGGAATACTCGCTTGAAGAGCTTCTGGAAGGCGTCACAGAACACAATCTGCATGGCGAGTTTGATGTTGGAGCGCCTGCGGGAAAAGAAATTTAA
- a CDS encoding Amino acid/amide ABC transporter substrate-binding protein, HAAT family — protein sequence MKRAVSLAVFSAVFFMLVSAPFSVFAAGVIKVGIVDCYSGPPGVYTHDVRDAFGLVADKVNRSGGVFGKKIVFVTRDSKFKVDIGLSAAKELIMRENVDLLMGTINSALALAISDLAKKEKIPFLVTFAKSAKITGAKGHRYVFSVTENTAMAGKAGAAGLAEKPFVKYWIAGDDYEYGHSLADAVWKNLKKMRPDATLMGQSWWKVGEPDFTPYITAILSADPDALVVATGGRDCVPFLKAAKATGLNKRIPFYMHTATELSTLKPLGLNAPEGVIGTANYHYDADVLDTPANRAFVKEFKDAFGREPAVGALYGHIAGSFVAAAYQKAGKADPERFIDALEGMSVDSPVGRVTMRAYDHQAALPMFMGVTRKAAGKPRLVAADIVVIPGQKALPSIEEIKKSRER from the coding sequence ATGAAAAGAGCCGTTTCACTCGCCGTTTTTTCAGCCGTTTTCTTCATGCTCGTTTCCGCCCCTTTTTCCGTTTTTGCCGCGGGCGTCATCAAAGTCGGGATTGTGGACTGCTACAGCGGCCCTCCCGGCGTTTACACCCATGATGTGCGGGACGCCTTCGGCCTGGTGGCGGACAAGGTGAACAGGAGCGGGGGCGTTTTTGGCAAAAAAATCGTTTTTGTGACCCGGGACAGCAAATTCAAGGTGGATATCGGGCTCAGCGCCGCCAAGGAGCTGATCATGCGCGAAAACGTGGACCTTCTCATGGGCACGATCAACAGCGCGCTCGCTTTGGCCATCTCCGATCTGGCTAAAAAAGAGAAGATCCCCTTTCTGGTCACCTTTGCCAAGAGCGCCAAAATCACCGGGGCCAAAGGCCACCGGTATGTCTTTTCCGTGACGGAAAACACGGCCATGGCGGGAAAGGCCGGCGCGGCGGGGCTTGCCGAAAAACCCTTTGTCAAATACTGGATCGCCGGGGACGATTATGAGTACGGCCATTCCCTGGCCGACGCGGTGTGGAAAAATTTGAAAAAGATGAGGCCCGATGCCACGCTCATGGGGCAGTCGTGGTGGAAGGTGGGGGAGCCGGATTTCACGCCGTACATCACGGCCATTTTGTCCGCCGATCCGGACGCGCTGGTGGTGGCCACCGGGGGAAGGGACTGCGTGCCGTTTCTTAAAGCCGCCAAAGCCACGGGTTTAAACAAACGCATTCCGTTTTACATGCACACGGCCACCGAGCTTTCCACCTTAAAACCCCTGGGCTTAAACGCGCCCGAGGGTGTTATCGGCACGGCCAACTACCACTATGACGCCGATGTTCTGGACACCCCCGCCAACCGGGCCTTTGTGAAAGAATTCAAAGACGCCTTTGGACGCGAGCCGGCGGTGGGCGCCCTTTACGGACACATCGCCGGGTCCTTTGTGGCGGCCGCCTATCAAAAGGCGGGAAAGGCGGACCCGGAGCGGTTCATTGACGCCCTGGAGGGCATGTCCGTGGACAGTCCGGTGGGCAGGGTGACCATGAGGGCCTATGACCACCAGGCCGCGCTTCCCATGTTCATGGGCGTCACCCGAAAAGCCGCCGGCAAGCCGCGCCTGGTGGCGGCGGATATCGTGGTGATTCCAGGGCAAAAGGCCCTTCCGTCCATTGAGGAGATCAAAAAGAGCCGGGAGCGTTAA
- a CDS encoding hypothetical protein (Evidence 5 : Unknown function), with protein sequence MKSFWKASQNTICMASLMLERLREKKFKVKGAILADQVKSLDWKVRKAEFFDKIPEAVILEALKKFATLLRIDNGM encoded by the coding sequence TTGAAGAGCTTCTGGAAGGCGTCACAGAACACAATCTGCATGGCGAGTTTGATGTTGGAGCGCCTGCGGGAAAAGAAATTTAAGGTGAAAGGCGCTATCCTGGCCGATCAAGTTAAAAGTCTTGACTGGAAAGTAAGAAAGGCCGAATTTTTTGATAAAATCCCCGAAGCGGTTATTTTGGAGGCCCTGAAAAAATTCGCCACCCTTTTGCGCATTGATAACGGAATGTAA
- a CDS encoding conserved hypothetical protein (Evidence 4 : Unknown function but conserved in other organisms) codes for MDKKEAIEKLRIYKKRLSQHMAFDKMVLFGSYARGTQREDSDVDVAIIVDEAPGDFFSTRPVLWKVRREVDDRIEPVLFETRHDESGFLSEIMRTGVLI; via the coding sequence ATGGATAAAAAAGAGGCTATAGAAAAACTCAGAATATACAAAAAACGCCTGTCACAGCATATGGCATTCGATAAAATGGTCCTTTTCGGCTCCTATGCCAGGGGAACCCAGCGAGAGGACAGCGATGTGGATGTGGCGATCATCGTCGATGAAGCGCCGGGAGACTTTTTTTCCACAAGACCCGTGCTGTGGAAAGTGAGACGGGAAGTGGATGATCGAATAGAGCCGGTTCTTTTTGAAACCAGGCATGATGAAAGCGGCTTTCTGTCGGAAATAATGAGAACCGGGGTTTTAATATAG